One Helianthus annuus cultivar XRQ/B chromosome 12, HanXRQr2.0-SUNRISE, whole genome shotgun sequence genomic region harbors:
- the LOC110895909 gene encoding caffeoyl-CoA O-methyltransferase — protein sequence MAAVNNGSDNQPAKHQEVGHKSLLQSDALYQYILETSVYPREPAPMKELREVTAKHPWNLMTTSADEGQFLNLLLKLINAKNTMEIGVYTGYSLLSTALALPDDGKILALDINRENYEIGLPIIEKAGVAHKIDFREGPALPVLDKMIEDEKFHGSFDFIFVDADKDNYLNYHKRLIDLVKIGGVIGYDNTLWNGSLVAPPDAPLRKYVRYYRDFVLELNKALAVDPRVEICQLPVGDGITLCRRVS from the exons ATGGCGGCGGTTAACAACGGCAGCGACAATCAACCCGCAAAGCACCAAGAAGTTGGCCACAAGAGCCTTCTTCAAAGTGATGCACTTTATCAATATATTCTTGAAACTAGTGTCTACCCTAGGGAACCTGCACCCATGAAAGAGCTACGTGAGGTTACTGCTAAACACCCTTG GAACCTGATGACAACATCAGCTGATGAAGGGCAGTTTTTAAACTTGCTTTTGAAACTTATCAACGCCAAAAACACCATGGAGATTGGTGTCTACACGGGTTACTCACTTTTGTCCACCGCTCTAGCTCTCCCTGATGACGGAAAG ATATTGGCTTTGGACATCAACCGTGAGAATTATGAAATAGGTCTTCCCATCATTGAAAAAGCTGGTGTTGCACACAAGATTGATTTTAGAGAGGGCCCTGCACTTCCTGTTCTTGATAAAATGATCGAAGAT GAAAAGTTTCACGGAAGTTTTGACTTTATTTTTGTGGATGCTGACAAAGACAACTATCTTAACTACCACAAAAGATTGATTGATCTTGTCAAAATTGGGGGAGTGATCGGCTATGACAACACTCTCTGGAACGGGTCGTTGGTGGCCCCACCGGATGCGCCGCTTAGGAAATATGTCCGATATTACCGAGACTTTGTGTTGGAACTTAATAAAGCGTTGGCTGTTGATCCGAGAGTGGAGATATGTCAGCTTCCAGTTGGGGATGGAATCACTCTATGTCGTCGTGTAAGCTAA